A window of the Hordeum vulgare subsp. vulgare chromosome 5H, MorexV3_pseudomolecules_assembly, whole genome shotgun sequence genome harbors these coding sequences:
- the LOC123395450 gene encoding cell division cycle 20.2, cofactor of APC complex-like: protein MEAAGSSSSRPPKRRRPGLRPSTSLEMAGARTPYMPSLCTNSKNPSTKCYGDRFIPDRSAMDMDMAYYLLTEPKKDKENEAVVSPSKEAYRRLLAEKLLGSRTRILAFRNKPPEPEGMRPQILFETPTSSQTKPTKQRRKIPQFAERTLDAPGVVDDYYLNVLDWGSKNVVSVALENTLYLWNASDSSTSELVTVDDDYGPITSVSWACEGQHIAVGLNSSDIQLWDTSSNRMLRTLRGVHESRVGSLAWNSSILTSGGMDGKIVNNDVRMRSHMVQTYRGHEAEVCGLRWSGSLQQLASGGNDNLVHIWDASMASSNPSLGYNRWLHRFSDHLAAVKALAWCPFQSNLLASGGGGNDRCIKFWNTHTGLCLNSVDTGAQVCALLWNKNEKELLSACGFVQKPLTLWKYPSMVKLAELEGHTSRVLCLAQSPDGSTVASVAADETLRFWNVFGTSEAPKPAAKTVHTGMFSFTHIR, encoded by the exons ATGGAGGCGGCGGGCTCCAGTTCGTCCCGGCCGCCGAAGCGCCGCCGGCCCGGGCTGCGTCCGTCGACGTCCCTGGAGATGGCCGGCGCGAGGACGCCGTACATGCCGTCCCTCTGCACCAACTCCAAGAACCCGTCCACCAAATGCTAC GGTGACAGATTCATACCAGATAGGTCAGCAATGGACATGGACATGGCATATTACCTCCTCACGGAACCTAAGAAGGACAAGGAAAATGAAGCCGTGGTATCACCGTCTAAAGAAGCATACAGGAGGCTTCTTGCTGAGAAACTCCTGGGCAGCAGAACCAGGATTCTTGCCTTCAGGAACAAGCCACCAGAACCTGAAGGGATGCGACCACAGATTTTATTTGAAACTCCGACTTCCAGTCAGACCAAGCCTACTAAACAGCGCCGAAAGATTCCCCAG TTTGCTGAGAGGACGTTAGATGCCCCTGGAGTGGTTGATGATTACTATCTTAACGTGCTAGACTGGGGAAGCAAAAATGTGGTATCCGTTGCTCTTGAGAATACCTTGTACTTGTGGAATGCATCTGATAGCTCTACTTCTGAGCTTGTGACTGTTGACGATGACTATGGTCCCATCACTAGTGTCAGCTGGGCTTGTGAGGGGCAGCATATTGCCGTTGGCCTTAACTCTTCTGACATCCAGCTCTGGGATACAAGCTCTAATCGCATG CTGAGAACACTCCGAGGTGTCCATGAATCAAGGGTTGGTTCACTAGCTTGGAACAGTAGCATCCTGACAAGCGGTGGAATGGATGGCAAGATCGTGAACAACGATGTCCGAATGAGATCCCATATGGTTCAGACATACCGAGGGCATGAAGCAGAGGTATGCGGGTTGAGATGGTCAGGATCTTTGCAGCAATTGGCGAGTGGTGGAAACGACAATCTGGTGCACATATGGGATGCATCGATGGCGTCTTCTAATCCATCTCTGGGTTACAACAGATGGCTTCATAGGTTTAGTGACCACTTGGCTGCAGTGAAGGCTCTTGCCTGGTGTCCATTCCAGAGCAATCTACTTGCCTCTGGTGGTGGTGGAAATGATCGATGCATCAAATTCTGGAACACACACACTGGTTTATGTCTGAATTCTGTTGATACTGGGGCCCAGGTATGCGCACTGCTCTGGAATAAGAATGAAAAGGAGCTACTGAGTGCCTGCGGGTTTGTACAGAAACCACTCACATTATGGAAGTACCCATCAATGGTTAAATTGGCCGAACTCGAAGGCCACACTTCACGTGTCCTCTGCTTGGCACAG AGCCCTGATGGCTCCACGGTAGCCTCTGTTGCAGCAGATGAGACTCTAAGGTTCTGGAATGTGTTTGGAACTTCTGAAGCACCGAAACCTGCAGCCAAGACCGTACACACTGGAATGTTTAGTTTCACTCATATCAGATGA